From the Sphingomonas suaedae genome, one window contains:
- a CDS encoding serine hydrolase domain-containing protein, with product MIRALSLLAAALILPATAWAQERPVGDAARIEAFREFAAAYRKEHRVLSFSWAIARGDRIIAAEGIGWQDHDAEEKTTADTTYLVASITKTFSAATLIAMDADGIIDLDDDFTKLSDWKGRCDWLSSSGIVFGGGVKLDDGYVPPKIDCSAKLTLRNVVQMRVLGTPGTNFLYNPIVYGRLANWVEEQTGKPFDYWVRRYVIDKAGLKDVAAGWRDTKGGLALVNLAPPFKHVPPEVDEDQLEPSPLPNPEMNASSGIIASVRGLAAYSIALDQGRILPPGLLRTMWTPAIDADGREASYAYGWWTQRWRGQRVVWHGGWWPDAYAGLLLKVPDKKLTLVLQGNTDGLNWGNRLYVAEVEKSPLALKFLELFAAEGQ from the coding sequence ATGATTCGCGCGCTGAGCCTGCTAGCCGCCGCATTGATCCTGCCCGCAACCGCATGGGCGCAGGAAAGGCCCGTAGGCGACGCCGCCAGGATCGAAGCGTTCCGGGAGTTCGCCGCCGCCTATCGCAAGGAGCATCGCGTCCTCAGCTTCTCCTGGGCGATTGCGCGGGGAGACAGGATCATCGCCGCCGAGGGGATCGGCTGGCAGGACCATGATGCCGAGGAAAAGACGACGGCGGACACAACCTATCTGGTCGCGTCGATCACCAAGACCTTTTCCGCCGCAACGCTGATCGCGATGGACGCCGACGGGATCATCGATCTCGACGACGACTTCACCAAATTGTCCGACTGGAAGGGCCGGTGCGACTGGCTGTCGAGCAGCGGGATCGTTTTCGGCGGCGGGGTGAAGCTGGACGATGGCTATGTGCCGCCGAAGATCGATTGCTCGGCGAAGCTGACCTTGCGCAACGTGGTGCAGATGCGCGTGCTGGGGACGCCGGGGACCAACTTCCTCTACAATCCGATCGTTTATGGCCGCCTTGCCAACTGGGTCGAGGAGCAGACCGGCAAGCCGTTCGATTATTGGGTGCGCCGCTACGTCATCGACAAGGCGGGGCTGAAGGACGTCGCCGCGGGGTGGCGTGACACGAAGGGCGGACTCGCGCTCGTCAACCTCGCGCCGCCGTTCAAACATGTCCCGCCCGAGGTGGACGAGGATCAACTCGAGCCCTCTCCGTTGCCCAATCCCGAGATGAACGCGTCGAGCGGCATCATCGCGAGCGTGCGGGGACTGGCCGCCTATTCGATCGCGCTTGATCAGGGGCGGATCTTGCCGCCCGGCTTGCTGCGCACGATGTGGACGCCGGCGATCGACGCCGATGGGCGCGAGGCGAGCTATGCCTATGGTTGGTGGACCCAACGCTGGCGCGGGCAGCGGGTCGTCTGGCACGGCGGCTGGTGGCCCGATGCCTATGCGGGCCTGCTGCTCAAGGTGCCGGACAAGAAGCTGACGCTGGTGTTGCAGGGCAATACCGACGGGCTGAACTGGGGCAATCGACTGTACGTCGCCGAGGTGGAGAAGAGCCCGCTGGCGCTCAAATTCCTCGAACTGTTCGCGGCGGAGGGGCAGTGA